In one Silene latifolia isolate original U9 population chromosome 10, ASM4854445v1, whole genome shotgun sequence genomic region, the following are encoded:
- the LOC141608478 gene encoding uncharacterized protein LOC141608478, with translation MEQPTQKTIAEIQEGDFNVYMKVRVIRKWKKQEWNNHGKGIFHKVEFLMVDEEKNVVQGLITKSLIKKYDGRIQEGKTYKIGRFQTVRNHGFHLATTHKYRIRFDTRTTIDEIECGSIPKHGFKFVSFEDIISNKLEGRQLIDVIGGVEDYNAVFVHNNSKRMALDLANQDDTQLSFWIWGPYTKDGEHIATNLCYKSEKPVIVLQCVERVVTKGHIRLSTVDDVSKIYVNPEIPEAHYIRARLTARPGRSKGVVESKNKTILDESCKTLHEIMCSELAGKYVTVAYLNEIDDTFGWYRNICQKCTSPVGKRHGKWYCSDENCIAYEEGSENRATRCYTVVDYNDELRHIEAWTEQYKMIQEMSAAESEIPDSMGSLLEKIQYENQVLAASNAEDDSAVKGIHNDESVEKISTLNMTQVKQHFYTIFNRFSLAIP, from the exons ATGGAACAACCGACCCAAAAAACGATTGCTGAAATTCAAGAAGGAGACTTTAATGTATACATGAAAGTCAGGGTGATAAGGAAATGGAAAAAACAGGAATGGAACAATCATGGAAAAGGGATTTTTCATAAAGTTGAATTCCTAATGGTTGATGAAGAAAAAAATGTTGTTCAAGGATTAATCACAAAATCACTTATCAAAAAATACGATGGCAGAATTCAAGAAGGGAAGACGTACAAAATAGGGAGATTTCAAACAGTCCGTAACCACGGATTCCACCTTGCAACAACACACAAGTATCGGATCAGATTTGATACGCGGACAACCATTGATGAAATAGAGTGTGGGTCAATTCCAAAGCATGGTTTTAAGTTTGTCTCATTTGAAGATATCATTAGTAACAAACTAGAAGGAAGGCAACTAATAG ATGTCATAGGAGGAGTAGAGGACTACAATGCTGTCTTTGTACACAACAACTCCAAAAGAATGGCACTGGATTTGGCAAACCAAGA CGATACTCAATTATCATTTTGGATATGGGGACCATACACTAAAGACGGTGAACATATAGCAACAAATCTTTGCTACAAGTCGGAGAAACCAGTTATTGTTTTGCAATGCGTGGAAAGGGTAGTCACAAAAG GACATATACGTCTATCAACTGTAGACGATGTGAGCAAGATTTATGTTAATCCGGAAATACCAGAGGCACATTATATTAGGGCAAG ATTAACAGCAAGGCCAGGTAGAAGTAAAGGAGTTGTTGAAAGTAAGAACAAGACAATATTGGATGAAAGTTGCAAGACACTACACGAAATCATGTGTAGTGAATTG GCTGGCAAATATGTGACAGTAGCATACTTAAATGAAATAGACGACACTTTTGGATGGTACCGTAATATATGCCAAAAGTGTACAAGTCCAGTTGGAAAGAGACATGGCAAATGGTACTGCTCAGACGAAAATTGTATAGCATATGAAGAGGGCAGCGAAAATAGAGCAACAAG GTGCTACACGGTTGTGGACTACAATGATGAGTTGAGACATATAGAAGCATGGACTGAACAATACAAAATGATACAG GAAATGAGTGCTGCTGAAAGTGAAATACCAGACTCAATGGGCAGTCTTTTG GAGAAAATTCAATACGAGAATCAAGTCTTAGCGGCCAGCAATGCAGAG GATGATAGTGCTGTCAAGGGAATACATAACGATGAATCTGTGGAAAAGATTTCAACATTAAATATGACACAGGTAAAACAACACTTCTATACTATCTTTAACAGATTTTCCTTAGCAATTCCTTAA